The sequence CGACACGTTGACCTTCTCCCCTTTCCGCAGCGCGCTCCCGATCGCGTTCAGGAACGCGTCGTACGCCGCGGTCGCGTCGCGCCGGGAGAGATTCGTCTCGCTCGCGATCGACTCGATGATCTCGTTCTTTCCGGCCATTTTGCCTCCAAGCCGGCGAATGTATGCGCAGGCCGGCCGTTTGTAAAGCGCCCGACCAGGGCGGGTCCGGCCCGATATCGGCCGGCGTCGGGGACCCGGGTGCGCCAGGAACCCGACCGGGGGAGATGCGCCAGACCCGCGGAAACGACGAGGCGCCGCAACGCCGCGCCGGCCTTCTATTCCCGCCGGAAGAGGTGCGCGGTGAACCCGTCGGCTCCCTCGTCCGGGAAAAGCCGGAAGACGGCGCCCGAAACGTTCTTGCGCAGGGCTTCGGGAGGATCGATCGGCGAGAGACGCATCGACGGATCCGCCGCGACCAGCGCGGCCGCGACCCTCTCGTTTTCCTCCTCCTCCAGGCTGCACGTCGAGTAGAGGAGATATCCCCCGGGGGCGACGAGCGCGGCGGCCCCGGCGACGAGGCGAAGCTCGGCGTCGGCCATCGCGTCGACCGCGGCGGGGGTCAGCCGGTATCGAATCTCCGGGTTCTTCCGGAGAGTTCCGGTCCCGGAGCACGGAGCGTCGAGGAGGACGCGATCGAAACCTCGCGCCGGGAACGGCGCCGCGAGGACGTCGGCGGCGACGGGGAGGGCGGCCGCCAGGTCCATTCGGGCGCGATTCTCCCGGAAAAAGGCGAGGCGATCGGGAGAAAGGTCGGCGGAGACCACCCGCGCGAAGCGGCCGGAGAAGAGCGCCGAGGCGGTCTTCCCTCCGGGCGCCGCCGCGAGATCGAGCAGCAGGTCTCCCGGGGGAAGGAGAAAAGGGAGCGCCTGGGATCCCGCGTCGGCCACGTAGCACACGCCGTCCCGGAAAGCCGCCGTCCGGATCGGATTCCCCGAAACCACCGCGAGCCCGTTCTCCGCGAGCGCGAGCGGCGCGGTCTCCACTCCCTCGGCGAGGAGCCGACGAGCGACGTCGTCCCGAGGGAAGCGGCGCGCGTCGCAGAGGAGATGCAGCCGGCCTCGCTCGTCGTCGGCCGCGAGGATCGCCCGCGTCCGCGCCGCCCCGAAACGCTCCGTCCAGCGCTCGACGAGGAATGCGGGATGCGAGAACGCTTCCGCGAGCTCCCGCGGAGTGCTCTCCGGCAGCCGCCGCGGAGGCTCCCGGAGAGCGGAGCGGAGGACGCCGTTCACGAGCCGGGACGCTCCCTCTCCGGCCTGGGCGCGGGCCATCGCGACCCCCTCGTGAACGGCCGCGCGGGTCGGCACCCGCTCGAGGAACCGGAGCTGGAAGAGGGCGGTTTCGAGGATTTCCCGGACGGGCGGCTTCAGGCGGTCGAGGGGGAACCGCGAGAATCGGGCGATCTCCGCGTCGAGAGCGGATCGCCACCGAAGGACTCCGAGCACGAGCTCGCGCGCCAGATCCCGGTCCGCGTCGCCGAGTCCCGCGACTTCGCGGGCGAGGCGAAGCGGGCGGCGGCCGCCGCCGAAGAAATCCGCCAGGATCGCGACGGCCCGCCGCCGCGCCGGGCTCGCCGAGCGGCCGGCGGCGCGCGGGGCGGCGCCCTCAGGGGTT comes from Thermoanaerobaculia bacterium and encodes:
- a CDS encoding transcription antitermination factor NusB, with translation MGTPEGAAPRAAGRSASPARRRAVAILADFFGGGRRPLRLAREVAGLGDADRDLARELVLGVLRWRSALDAEIARFSRFPLDRLKPPVREILETALFQLRFLERVPTRAAVHEGVAMARAQAGEGASRLVNGVLRSALREPPRRLPESTPRELAEAFSHPAFLVERWTERFGAARTRAILAADDERGRLHLLCDARRFPRDDVARRLLAEGVETAPLALAENGLAVVSGNPIRTAAFRDGVCYVADAGSQALPFLLPPGDLLLDLAAAPGGKTASALFSGRFARVVSADLSPDRLAFFRENRARMDLAAALPVAADVLAAPFPARGFDRVLLDAPCSGTGTLRKNPEIRYRLTPAAVDAMADAELRLVAGAAALVAPGGYLLYSTCSLEEEENERVAAALVAADPSMRLSPIDPPEALRKNVSGAVFRLFPDEGADGFTAHLFRRE